The Acidobacteriota bacterium genome includes a window with the following:
- a CDS encoding efflux RND transporter periplasmic adaptor subunit, translating into MKTKTLLWTVLAAAMLQGACGGRPEPSAGSAPEPVAAPLVELRPESVPTVAQAPGSVQPRERIRLASQVQGHVRAVHVRVGDAVPRGRLLASLDARDAESQKTAALSAIREAEGALSEARRAHQAALEMKAAAEASDDLATQTLARYEKLFSSRSVSPQEIDEVRMRQKTARAELAAREAQAAAAMERIGQVEARIAQATAQSGRTDVLLGWSEIQAPAAGRIVELSVDPGTALFPGTPLLVIETTDRPQVVAHLPSAHAGALRAGMKVRVRGGAGEDAIEGRVSEIVPVSDPGTHTVEFKVDLPAGASAPSGRFMKVEVPVGTRSVLLAPREAVRTTGQLTGLFVIAADSRAFFRLVKLAPYDEARVEILSGVRPGETIVARPDGGITDGIRVQAGR; encoded by the coding sequence CGGAGCCGGTCGCCGCGCCCCTGGTCGAACTCCGGCCGGAATCGGTCCCCACCGTCGCGCAAGCCCCCGGGAGCGTCCAGCCCAGGGAGCGGATCCGGCTGGCGTCGCAGGTCCAGGGGCACGTCCGCGCGGTCCACGTGCGGGTCGGGGACGCCGTCCCCCGGGGAAGACTCCTGGCCTCGCTGGACGCGAGGGACGCCGAAAGCCAGAAAACGGCGGCGCTCTCCGCGATAAGGGAGGCGGAGGGCGCCCTGTCGGAAGCGCGGAGGGCGCACCAGGCCGCCCTCGAAATGAAGGCGGCGGCCGAGGCCTCGGACGACCTCGCGACCCAGACCCTGGCCCGCTATGAAAAGCTTTTCTCCTCCCGCTCGGTCTCCCCCCAGGAAATCGACGAAGTCCGCATGCGGCAGAAAACCGCCAGGGCGGAACTGGCCGCGCGCGAGGCCCAGGCCGCGGCGGCGATGGAGCGCATCGGGCAGGTCGAGGCCCGGATAGCCCAGGCGACGGCGCAATCCGGGCGGACCGACGTGCTGCTGGGCTGGAGCGAGATCCAGGCCCCTGCCGCCGGGAGGATCGTCGAATTGTCGGTGGACCCGGGAACCGCCTTGTTTCCCGGCACCCCGCTGCTGGTGATCGAGACCACCGACCGTCCGCAGGTCGTCGCCCACCTCCCCTCGGCTCATGCCGGCGCCCTCCGGGCGGGGATGAAGGTCCGGGTCCGGGGCGGCGCCGGGGAGGACGCCATCGAGGGGCGGGTGTCGGAGATCGTGCCGGTGTCCGACCCGGGGACGCACACGGTCGAGTTCAAGGTCGATCTGCCCGCAGGCGCCTCGGCGCCGAGCGGCCGGTTCATGAAGGTCGAGGTGCCGGTCGGGACCCGCAGCGTCCTGCTGGCGCCCAGGGAAGCGGTCCGGACGACGGGCCAGCTGACCGGGCTGTTCGTCATCGCCGCCGACTCGAGGGCCTTCTTCCGCCTGGTCAAGCTGGCCCCCTACGACGAGGCGCGGGTGGAGATCCTGTCCGGCGTGCGGCCCGGGGAAACCATCGTGGCACGCCCGGACGGAGGCATCACCGACGGGATCCGGGTACAGGCAGGCCGATAA